DNA from Onthophagus taurus isolate NC chromosome 2, IU_Otau_3.0, whole genome shotgun sequence:
TGATATTGTTTTTAGTTCATGTGTAATCATGAAACGTTTAACATTAAGTTTAATTTGGTTATTAAACCTAACCTTTTTACTACAAATTAATACAGCGACAACGAGTAATCTAACTGAAGACGTAACGTTTCGCTTATTTACagtgtaagttttttttaatatatacatcGATACCtttctattttttatgtattttagtAACAATAAATATGATTGGCGTAACCTTGGTTTCGATGTAAAAAATCTTACCTCGTCTGGATTTGATTTCAACAAAGACACAAAAATAATCACCCACGGTTTTTTAAACAATGGAAGTGGATTCTCTTGCATTGCTTTAAGAGATGCGTTTCTAAAACACTACGACTTAAACGTCATAATCATTGATTACAAGAATATCGCTAATGATATCTTCTCACTACCTCAATCGAAAATCAATGAAGTTGGGGGTTATGTGGCGaagttcttaaattttttgtttgatagTAAATATAATGGAACCAAAATTCATTTGTTAGGACATAGTTTGGGTGGTCATGTAATGGGATATGCTGCGTCACATGCTAAAAACGGAACGGTTGGGAGAGTTTCAGGTTAGTTTCAacttattttagtaaaaatattaatatttttagcgAACACTAATTTTGTTACAGGTTTAGATCCTGCATTAACCATGTTAATCACAGATGGTCTTAATTCTAATGTAGCCGAATTTGTAGACGTCATTCACACTTGTAAGGGTATTTTTGGTGCAAAACAATCACTTGGTACGGTTGATTTTTGGCCCAATGGTGGTATCGGTAAAAATCAACCAAGTTGTAGCGGATTGGGGAGTATAATTTGTAGTCATTATGAAGCTGTTCGGTACATGTCAAGAAGTATTAATGATACTCAAAGATATCCGGCCCATCGTTGTGATTCTTACACCGATTTTAAGTACagaaaatgcgaaaataaTGACGTACAATATATGGGTATAGCAACCAATTATTCTGCAAAGGGTAATTATTACTTGTGTACTCAAAATGAATcagattatttgaattaaataaattaaaaaccaattttatgtagttttaatgaacgttaaACTAAGGAATGTTTGTGTTTAAATCTGATAATATGAGTATGTGGCTTAGGTAATAACATTTCTATTACGTTTGCGATCGTTTGCGATAATGAGTTTCTGTTCTAATGGTTTTGTAGTATATCTGAAACACTAGAAAGCATTTCCAGttggtaaatttatttttatttttggggtcgTGTTCATTTTTACGTATCCCCGAATTCACAATTCTACATCATCGTTTGTGCGTATCGCCGAGTGTACTCGGcaataaaactacaaaatgcACGCGGTGTTTTTAGCGAAATAAAGGACAAAGAACACTGAAAATGAACAATATACCAAAGataaatggaatttttttcaagacttCCCCAGTTTAGAATATTTACGACTATCATATTTTCATGAACGTGTTCAAGgttgtttttatcaaattaattgtttaactAAAGAATTAGTCCCACAAAATTTAGGTTATCTATAACCTCGTCTACAATGTTGctgaataaatttatttgtattacCCCGCACATTAATGATCATTAATTATTCCAAAGGAAACATTCAAGAAACATATAGTAACTGGGAAAGTTTGTGGTCGTAATTACAGTTCCAACAATCAAAAGTTTTGAAGTTGCGTGTACTAATTGCTGTCGAAACGCCATTATCAGTAGAATTAGCGTGAAAGTTAAACCAACTATCATTTGCTATGATTTATTCCTTTTTGTCGATTACattaaataagttaaagatatcaaatttattttgttcataaaaaaatgttgttaaaaattagaaagcACTACAAAAAGAttgacttttttaatattcacaTATTCATCATGCATGATTTACTTTTAACGGATGGATCCTGTCAGAATTTTTACATATTCGTTACTGGAAACTGGTTAAAAGTTCTAGTAGGTGAATAATTATGTAACCAcgcgaataaaaattttaatttcaaattaaatttaactaaggagaaattttaaacttgaaaCCGTTTcacaaatttcaattttcagTTCTCCAATGAcgagaattaatttattttcgttaaacaaaaaattaattgaaccATGATTGGAAATTTCAGACTTTCAGGAGAATACTATACGCTTTCAGGATTTAGGATTAAGTTATCTGAACGTACAGGCAAATATAGACCTACAGAAGaagtgattaattaatttataactcgCTAGGGTAACCCAAAATTACTTCTCCCCATTTCGCCCACATCTTCTTTTGTTCTCTAACctgaaataagtttttatgtTCTCACATTTCAAGGTAACAGAAGGTGAATTGTCTCACATCTTCCCCTCAGTATGGAGAGGGATTTCTAAacggaaaaagaaaaacatttttaaacattccaAAACCTTTTAATGCTTAAAAAGTCGAGTTTAAAAGAGAGAACGAGGAGAACAAAGAGAATGGTGTAAATTACTCAGTTATGATGAATACTTAATGTGTCGAATGAATTGCAATTATTTAATAGGCAGCATCCACTACTTATGGAGTACATGGATTTTCGAAAGATCAATACGCATATTCACCTCATTTCTAATCGCTGTATAGGTTGATGTTCATTTTGACGTGCACTAGTAGCTAACATGAGTAATgaagataaatttattaccATTAGTAGTTTGTTGGCAGATGAAGAAGGAAATAGAAATAAGCTGAAACGGAAAGCAATATAAAAATCTTTCAATCGTCTCatactaaatttaaaactctCGTCTATGTAGACGCAACTCGTAATTCACTCAGTCTACTCTCAGTGTTCGGCTAATGAGAGATTCGGACGTGTTGGAGCTGGGTGGATTTTGGAACAATGTCTTGTCATTGATGTCATTTGCATCAAACAAGAAAAGACAATTATTAGCCTTGAAGTgtgaatttaatattatttattacaaaagctCCAAAACCTAAAATTTGTCAATTAGCAAAGTGGTTTAATCTACCAGAATCAGCTATCCAAAGCATTATCCAGAGAATTTAAAGACAATGATAGAAGAAGGTGAGTTGGATTGTATTTCAGCCAAATAATATTCAACGTAGATTAAGCTGATCTGTTCTGGAAGAAGATACCTAAAAAACGTACAGAGAAAACCTTTTCAGGTTTTAAAGCCgccaaacaataattaaatgtgAAGGTTGTAAGTATATCGACAATATATCACGTTTATTGAAGGTATAATTGATCACAGAAAATATATCGACATTAGATCACGTTTATTGAAGGTGCTTGTTCACAGGAAATATATCGACATTTTTCGCGATAGTTTACTACCAGGTGTACGTCGTGCTGGCTTCAAAAGAAACTGGAATTTCCCGCACAACAGCGATTCGAAGCATATAGCCACAAATGTGAAAAATTGTTACTCTGGAATGTTCCGAACTAGCTAATGTTTTGAAACGTCCAACCTAATGAAGCAACGAAATATTAGTACCGACAGTATTTAAGCACAACTTTATATCAACACTTTTGTGTggtacatttttgtttaaatatatttttttaaataacatcttT
Protein-coding regions in this window:
- the LOC111427028 gene encoding pancreatic triacylglycerol lipase-like → MKRLTLSLIWLLNLTFLLQINTATTSNLTEDVTFRLFTVNNKYDWRNLGFDVKNLTSSGFDFNKDTKIITHGFLNNGSGFSCIALRDAFLKHYDLNVIIIDYKNIANDIFSLPQSKINEVGGYVAKFLNFLFDSKYNGTKIHLLGHSLGGHVMGYAASHAKNGTVGRVSGLDPALTMLITDGLNSNVAEFVDVIHTCKGIFGAKQSLGTVDFWPNGGIGKNQPSCSGLGSIICSHYEAVRYMSRSINDTQRYPAHRCDSYTDFKYRKCENNDVQYMGIATNYSAKGNYYLCTQNESDYLN